The segment CGGCCCGCGGGGGCCGGCGGCCGGTCATGCGCCCCGGGCAGCGGTACCGTTCGCGCGCCGGGCCCGGACGGCCGTCGTGGCCGCCCACCCGAGACCGCCCGCGGCGACGAGCACCAGCAGCAGTTCGGGCCAGGCGCCCGCACGGGTGGCGGGGGTGAGGGAGGAGCGCAGCGGCACCTCGGCGACCAGGGCGCCGGGGGTGAACAGCTTCGTCTTCTCCACGATCCGGCCGTCCGGCATGATGACCGCGCTGACGCCGCTGGTGACGGGCACGACCACGGTCCGCCCGTGTTCGACGGCCCGCACCCGGTCCATGGCGAGCTGCTGGTAGGTCATCTCGCTGCGGCCGAAGGTGGCGTTGTTGCTGGGGACGGAGATGAGCTGGGCACCGTTCACGACGGTGTCCCGGGCCATGTCGTCGAAGGCCGCTTCGAAACAGGTGACCAGGCCGACCTTGGTGCCCGCCAGATCGAAGACGCCGACCTTGTCGCCGGGGCCGAAGTCGCGGCGCACCCGGTCCACGTCCTTGCTGAACAGCCGGACGAAGGAACGCATCGGGATGTACTCGCCGAACGGCTGGACGTGCCGTTTGTCGTAGGTGTTGACCGGGCCCCGCTCCGGGTCCCACTCGATGAGGGTGTTCCGCAGCTTGCCGGTCTCCGGGGTGATGACCGCGCCCACGACGGTCGGCACGCCGATCGCCCGCACCGCCCGGTCGATCACCATCCGCGCGTCGGGGTTGGCGTACGGGTCGATATCGGAGGAGTTCTCCGGCCACAGGACGAAGTCGGGCTGCGGTTCCCGGCCCGCCTTCACATCCGCGGCCAGCTCCTCCGTGCGCCGCACATGGTTGTCGAGGACCGCGCGCCGCTGGGCGTTGAAGTCGAGACCGAGCCGCGGCACATTGCCCTGGATCGCGGCGACGGTGACCGTACCGTCCTCGGCGGAGGCGTCCACCAGGGGACGGGCGGCGACCGCGGCCGTGGCCGGGACCAGGATCGCCAGCAGCGCGGCCGCCATCGGGCCGCGCGGCAGTCCGCCGCCGCGCCGGTGGGCGACGACGCGCCGCCCGGTCTCGTACAGGCCGAAACCGCACAGGACGACGGCGAAGCCGAGCACCGGCGTGCCGCCGAGCGCGGCGAGCGGCAGAAACACCCCGTCGGCCTGACCGAACGCGATCTTCCCCCAGGGGAAGCCGCCGAACGGCACCCGGGCCCGGAGCGCCTCGCCGAGTATCCACACGGCGGCGGCCCACACCGGCCAGGCCGGCAGCCGGGACACGGCGCCGATGCCGAGGCAGGTGGCGGCGATGAACACGGCCTCGACGGCCGCCAGCGCGATCCACGGCACCGGGCCGACGTCCTCGCCGGTCCAGATCAGCAGCGGCAGCAGGAACGCCAGTCCGGTGAGCTGGCCGAGGCCGAAGGCCACCCGCAGCCGGCGGCCTCGCAGCACCCAGCCGAGCAGGGCGAACGCGGGCAGCGCCAGCCACCACAGCGGACGCGGCGGGAAGCTCAGATAAAGCAGCAGCCCGGCCGCCACGGCGGCCCCCGGCCGGATCGCACGCGTCAGCGGATGGGGCTTCCCGAGG is part of the Streptomyces qinzhouensis genome and harbors:
- the lnt gene encoding apolipoprotein N-acyltransferase; its protein translation is MTATLTPADAPAPGLGKPHPLTRAIRPGAAVAAGLLLYLSFPPRPLWWLALPAFALLGWVLRGRRLRVAFGLGQLTGLAFLLPLLIWTGEDVGPVPWIALAAVEAVFIAATCLGIGAVSRLPAWPVWAAAVWILGEALRARVPFGGFPWGKIAFGQADGVFLPLAALGGTPVLGFAVVLCGFGLYETGRRVVAHRRGGGLPRGPMAAALLAILVPATAAVAARPLVDASAEDGTVTVAAIQGNVPRLGLDFNAQRRAVLDNHVRRTEELAADVKAGREPQPDFVLWPENSSDIDPYANPDARMVIDRAVRAIGVPTVVGAVITPETGKLRNTLIEWDPERGPVNTYDKRHVQPFGEYIPMRSFVRLFSKDVDRVRRDFGPGDKVGVFDLAGTKVGLVTCFEAAFDDMARDTVVNGAQLISVPSNNATFGRSEMTYQQLAMDRVRAVEHGRTVVVPVTSGVSAVIMPDGRIVEKTKLFTPGALVAEVPLRSSLTPATRAGAWPELLLVLVAAGGLGWAATTAVRARRANGTAARGA